Genomic segment of Eupeodes corollae chromosome 2, idEupCoro1.1, whole genome shotgun sequence:
TTCTATGATTTTATGACGTTTACCGATGTTTTAGACTGACGTTAATCTCATTTGTAAAGAAGGCTGGGCCAagataaaactttttgtttaaggACCCAcgaagtaaaatcaaaattaaaaaagaaacaactatTTTTACACAtccatatatttatatactgtgtttattacgttttttctttttccccCTTTTCACAAGTATATGCCCTTTAATAACATATAATTATACATTTCCTTTctcacaatttattaaattaagttatttctATATAACTATAGACACTTTGTtgcttataaatacaaaaaaaaaatactttaaaagacaataatattaatattacatTATGAAGGaagaaattttatatatttatctaCATAATATTGGTCAGATTActtcataaaattaataaaaatcaaagccattaaaaaacattgaaaagtaGATAGAGAGAGAGGAATAATGAtaaagattaaaattatttatcctAGTactttaattcgattttttttagcgcacatacatttttataaatatgaaaatttggaCTTTTGTTTTAAGTACTTTGATCAATCGCATTCAGGTTCACTTGTTTctcttataaatatgtatagttataatttttaatccaattccaattttatttgtttttttactgTTTCATGAGTATTTgtggaaataattattttatcaaatcttATCTATTCTTGTTTTTTCCGAAACCGAAAACGATCGAGCAGCCCGTGCAGTATACTCCCAGGTATTCTCTGGTGTTTGCTTATCAGTTCTGATAACTCAAGGGCTACCTTTTGGAGTGAAATAACAAACATAATTAgtaatagaattttaaaaataaaaatcgtttcttTAACATACCTTTAATTGAAGTTCTTCAGCTGTTACATTAGGATCATATGGAATAGGCTTGCCAAGATAAGATCGAAATTTAACCGGAAATCCACCATAGATTGGACATACGGGTATTCGAATAGCATTATATAGCCATAAAAATTGCCTTCGAAATATGCCCACCTGTCTGAAACCTTCACGAAGGTTTTGTGTAAAAAATGGAATTATTGGCACTTTAGCATCCAAAGCAACTTTCGCAAATCCAGTGCGATTTCGCCATAGCAATTCGTAATAATGATCACCGAATTGTGCCTCATACACACCACCAGGTgaaattgccaacaaattaCCTTCTTTCAGAATATTACTACATGATTGAACGGTTCCGGGTGATATGTGAAAAGCATCTGCCAATAGACCCCAACCGGGTAATTTAAAGAGGAAGCGATCACCGACTGTGTAAATCAATCGATCATTTTGCAACATTACACGTGAATTAAAATAGTACATGTCAATTGGAATAGCACCGTGGTAGTAGACAATCAAGGCAGGTCCTTCGGCTGGAAGATTTTCCATTCCTATAACTTCGTATCCGTGATAAATGCGAGCATGGGCATCCCATATAGCAGCTACAAGTTTGCGCCCAAAAGTCCAAAAATTACGATCTGTAGTGACGTGGCGCATGATCACTTgcctattatttttttgaaaatagaaaaatattactgcCAATAAGagtttattattgaaaaagttaaatgttGGTGTTTGTTGTTTGACTCGGTCGTACGAATGGagttttgaaaaggttttttctaatttaaattaaagaattgcctagtttattttttttagtcagGCTAACAgagtggaaaaataaaatacaattagtATTCACTATTCATTCTAACCAAGGAGTCAAAttaactttgtatttttttttgtactaaaaCTTCAAAGGAGAATGGACAAACATATATATACATGGGACGGTTGGCCAGGTTCCATATATGTTTGCCCATTCTCCTTTCTGCCTAGAAACGAGAcctacactaccggtcaaaagtttgagaccacctctgaaatttgagaaatatcgagctttaacccctaaactgaagttttaggaagaaagttaatacgtgaaaaaaatgaagatcATGTCTAGTTGTAAATGATAGAAGAATATAAACTAGTTTCGTACtaagtttttatcaaaaaatcctcctttaaattcaataattttttttacaattctgggcaatcttcttacaaggttttgtattttttcttttggaatatTATTCCAGCAATTTTGTAGGGTTTCCCAAAGAGCAGATTCCGATGTTATGTGGTGATTCCGGACATTTCTGTCAGGCTCTTCCCATAAGAGCTCAATGGGGTTAATATCTGGAGACTGCGGTGGCCATACCATTCattttagaatttcctcatcttctttttgtttcaggtatccccggcaaagttttgaagtgtgtttcgggtcattgtcttgctggaatacaAAACCTTCACCGATTAATCGGAGTCTAGATACTGGTCTTCCAATATTgttttatagacttctttatCCATTCTTCCGATCACTCGTGTTAGATCTCTTACTCCATCgaaggaaaaacatccccacactATTACTGAACCGCATCCATGCTTTACAGTTGGGACCAAACAGTCTGGTAGCATCTTCTGTTCAGCTTTGCCCATTCCAACCTTTTGATCTTATTTTGGGGTATCTCGCACGTAtttctggtgctgttttcttccTAGAACGCTTGCTTATGGTGATTATATGCAGATCTTCGGTTTTCGTCGTAACTCTAGGTCGTTCTTACCTCGGTTTATCCTTAAAACCGCCGGTACTAGAGTAATGCTGTATGGTCCTGTGAACTGCTTCTTTGGATATCTTCAGTTTTGTGGCGATTTCTCTTTGCGAAAAGCCTTCTTCAATAAGGGTCATAATCGCTCGAGTTTCAGTAGTTAATTCCTTAACTTTGCCCAT
This window contains:
- the LOC129945556 gene encoding transmembrane protein 68, with translation MDLFHNLTASIQIYLSSYIDLDYSLWLYRLLLPLIITFLLPFVFVALIYISFIVLFVYKMHRQVIMRHVTTDRNFWTFGRKLVAAIWDAHARIYHGYEVIGMENLPAEGPALIVYYHGAIPIDMYYFNSRVMLQNDRLIYTVGDRFLFKLPGWGLLADAFHISPGTVQSCSNILKEGNLLAISPGGVYEAQFGDHYYELLWRNRTGFAKVALDAKVPIIPFFTQNLREGFRQVGIFRRQFLWLYNAIRIPVCPIYGGFPVKFRSYLGKPIPYDPNVTAEELQLKVALELSELISKHQRIPGSILHGLLDRFRFRKKQE